A DNA window from Ctenopharyngodon idella isolate HZGC_01 chromosome 8, HZGC01, whole genome shotgun sequence contains the following coding sequences:
- the fgf17 gene encoding fibroblast growth factor 17 isoform X2, whose product MYGINQRCLYISFHFFVVWCHAQQYVREQGSLTDQLSRRQVRVYQLYSRTSGRHVQIQGKRVSATAEDGNTFARLYVETDTFGSRVRIKGAESGRYLCMNRRGKLVGKPNGRGRDCIFTEIVLENNYTAFQNAKYEGWYVAFSRKGRPIKASKTRENQREVHFIKRLHKGPLPFPNSDQPKHFEFISFPPTRRAKRNRKAHSAS is encoded by the exons ATGTATGGAATAAATCAGCGCTGCTTATACAT CTCTTTTCACTTCTTCGTGGTGTGGTGTCACGCGCag CAGTATGTGAGGGAACAGGGCTCACTGACGGACCAGCTGAGCCGGCGGCAGGTTCGAGTCTACCAGCTGTACAGCCGAACCAGCGGCCGACACGTGCAGATCCAGGGCAAGAGAGTGAGCGCCACCGCCGAGGACGGGAACACTTTCG CCAGACTTTACGTGGAGACGGACACCTTCGGAAGTCGTGTTCGGATCAAAGGAGCAGAGAGCGGCAGATACCTCTGTATGAACCGCAGGGGGAAACTCGTGGGCAAG CCCAATGGCAGGGGAAGGGACTGCATCTTCACAGAGATCGTTCTGGAGAACAACTACACTGCTTTCCAGAACGCTAAATATGAAGGCTGGTACGTGGCCTTCAGCAGAAAGGGTCGGCCCATCAAGGCTTCCAAAACCAGGGAGAACCAGCGGGAAGTTCACTTCATCAAGCGCCTCCACAAAGGTCCTCTTCCCTTCCCCAACTCGGACCAACCCAAACACTTTGAGTTCATCAGCTTCCCACCGACCCGACGGGCTAAACGCAACAGAAAAGCCCACTCCGCTTCCTAA
- the fgf17 gene encoding fibroblast growth factor 17 isoform X1 → MYGINQRCLYISFHFFVVWCHAQGEKNHPSPNFKQYVREQGSLTDQLSRRQVRVYQLYSRTSGRHVQIQGKRVSATAEDGNTFARLYVETDTFGSRVRIKGAESGRYLCMNRRGKLVGKPNGRGRDCIFTEIVLENNYTAFQNAKYEGWYVAFSRKGRPIKASKTRENQREVHFIKRLHKGPLPFPNSDQPKHFEFISFPPTRRAKRNRKAHSAS, encoded by the exons ATGTATGGAATAAATCAGCGCTGCTTATACAT CTCTTTTCACTTCTTCGTGGTGTGGTGTCACGCGCag GGGGAGAAGAATCACCCTTCTCCTAATTTTAAGCAGTATGTGAGGGAACAGGGCTCACTGACGGACCAGCTGAGCCGGCGGCAGGTTCGAGTCTACCAGCTGTACAGCCGAACCAGCGGCCGACACGTGCAGATCCAGGGCAAGAGAGTGAGCGCCACCGCCGAGGACGGGAACACTTTCG CCAGACTTTACGTGGAGACGGACACCTTCGGAAGTCGTGTTCGGATCAAAGGAGCAGAGAGCGGCAGATACCTCTGTATGAACCGCAGGGGGAAACTCGTGGGCAAG CCCAATGGCAGGGGAAGGGACTGCATCTTCACAGAGATCGTTCTGGAGAACAACTACACTGCTTTCCAGAACGCTAAATATGAAGGCTGGTACGTGGCCTTCAGCAGAAAGGGTCGGCCCATCAAGGCTTCCAAAACCAGGGAGAACCAGCGGGAAGTTCACTTCATCAAGCGCCTCCACAAAGGTCCTCTTCCCTTCCCCAACTCGGACCAACCCAAACACTTTGAGTTCATCAGCTTCCCACCGACCCGACGGGCTAAACGCAACAGAAAAGCCCACTCCGCTTCCTAA
- the fgf17 gene encoding fibroblast growth factor 17 isoform X3 — MYGINQRCLYISFHFFVVWCHAQYVREQGSLTDQLSRRQVRVYQLYSRTSGRHVQIQGKRVSATAEDGNTFARLYVETDTFGSRVRIKGAESGRYLCMNRRGKLVGKPNGRGRDCIFTEIVLENNYTAFQNAKYEGWYVAFSRKGRPIKASKTRENQREVHFIKRLHKGPLPFPNSDQPKHFEFISFPPTRRAKRNRKAHSAS; from the exons ATGTATGGAATAAATCAGCGCTGCTTATACAT CTCTTTTCACTTCTTCGTGGTGTGGTGTCACGCGCag TATGTGAGGGAACAGGGCTCACTGACGGACCAGCTGAGCCGGCGGCAGGTTCGAGTCTACCAGCTGTACAGCCGAACCAGCGGCCGACACGTGCAGATCCAGGGCAAGAGAGTGAGCGCCACCGCCGAGGACGGGAACACTTTCG CCAGACTTTACGTGGAGACGGACACCTTCGGAAGTCGTGTTCGGATCAAAGGAGCAGAGAGCGGCAGATACCTCTGTATGAACCGCAGGGGGAAACTCGTGGGCAAG CCCAATGGCAGGGGAAGGGACTGCATCTTCACAGAGATCGTTCTGGAGAACAACTACACTGCTTTCCAGAACGCTAAATATGAAGGCTGGTACGTGGCCTTCAGCAGAAAGGGTCGGCCCATCAAGGCTTCCAAAACCAGGGAGAACCAGCGGGAAGTTCACTTCATCAAGCGCCTCCACAAAGGTCCTCTTCCCTTCCCCAACTCGGACCAACCCAAACACTTTGAGTTCATCAGCTTCCCACCGACCCGACGGGCTAAACGCAACAGAAAAGCCCACTCCGCTTCCTAA